One window of Streptomyces sp. FIT100 genomic DNA carries:
- a CDS encoding glucosyl-3-phosphoglycerate synthase — protein MLEEVERWLVRRSWSVADRPLDQLVAAKRAAGRGTSVSVVLPALNEEATVGEIVSVIRRELMTEAVPLVDELVVVDSGSTDRTSEVAARAGARVVHRDTILPRIPAVPGKGEVLWRSLLVTGGDIVCFVDADLKEFSADFVSGIVGPLLTDPDVQFVKAMYDRPLTGAPGQSGRPGGAEQGGRVTELVARPLLNLHWPQLAGFVQPLGGEYAARRSLLERLPFPVGYGVELGLLVDALHTVGLDALAQVDVGVRLHRHQDGQALGRMAAAIYRTAQLRLSRGHLVRPALTQFERGEGGFVPRTHAVDTEERPPMAEIAEYAARHLRNGHGGTTGRRNTGAA, from the coding sequence GTGCTGGAAGAGGTGGAGCGCTGGCTGGTCCGGCGGTCCTGGTCCGTGGCAGACCGCCCGCTCGACCAGCTCGTCGCCGCGAAGCGCGCCGCCGGGCGCGGTACGTCCGTCAGTGTGGTGCTGCCGGCGCTGAACGAGGAGGCGACGGTCGGCGAGATCGTCTCCGTGATCCGGCGCGAGCTGATGACGGAGGCCGTGCCGCTCGTGGACGAGCTGGTGGTCGTCGACTCGGGCTCGACGGACCGTACGTCCGAGGTCGCGGCCCGGGCGGGCGCCCGGGTGGTGCACCGGGACACGATCCTGCCGCGGATACCGGCCGTGCCGGGCAAGGGCGAGGTGCTGTGGCGCTCGCTGCTGGTGACCGGCGGGGACATCGTCTGCTTCGTGGACGCGGACCTGAAGGAGTTCTCCGCCGACTTCGTCTCCGGGATCGTCGGCCCGCTGCTGACCGATCCGGACGTGCAGTTCGTGAAGGCGATGTACGACCGGCCGCTGACCGGTGCGCCGGGCCAGAGCGGCCGTCCCGGCGGGGCCGAGCAGGGCGGCAGGGTGACCGAGCTGGTCGCACGGCCGCTGCTCAATCTGCACTGGCCGCAGCTGGCGGGGTTCGTCCAGCCGCTGGGCGGGGAGTACGCGGCGCGGCGCTCGCTGCTTGAGCGGCTGCCGTTCCCCGTCGGGTACGGAGTGGAGCTGGGCCTGCTGGTCGACGCGCTGCACACGGTCGGCCTGGACGCGCTGGCGCAGGTGGACGTGGGCGTACGGCTGCACCGCCACCAGGACGGGCAGGCGCTGGGGCGGATGGCCGCGGCGATCTACCGGACGGCCCAACTCCGGCTCTCCCGAGGCCACTTGGTGCGGCCCGCACTGACGCAGTTCGAGCGGGGCGAGGGCGGTTTCGTGCCGCGGACGCATGCGGTGGACACGGAGGAGCGGCCGCCGATGGCGGAGATCGCGGAGTACGCGGCGCGCCACCTGCGGAACGGGCACGGGGGCACCACCGGGCGGCGTAACACGGGCGCGGCGTAA
- a CDS encoding Uma2 family endonuclease — MTARAHMLASEFEELAQQSPETVWLEFIRGRLEVKPPSDGCHGSILAYLTRTLLLLRPELALYPYASLRTESELRGRYMPDGALAHIGHFAGQSAWTHCAGVLMVVEITPRDLGTDRRDLHEKCAGYAEADIPVCLLVNREAGSITVNSEPRHGTYQQHPTYKYGDTVTLPDPVNVTLATERLKDYTR; from the coding sequence ATGACCGCGCGTGCCCACATGCTCGCGTCAGAATTCGAGGAGCTTGCCCAGCAGTCCCCGGAGACCGTGTGGTTGGAGTTCATCCGAGGCAGGTTGGAGGTCAAGCCGCCTTCGGACGGCTGCCACGGCTCGATCCTGGCGTATCTGACCCGCACGCTGCTCCTGCTCCGCCCAGAGCTGGCCCTGTATCCCTACGCGAGCCTCCGGACCGAATCCGAGCTCCGCGGCAGGTACATGCCGGATGGTGCCCTCGCCCATATCGGTCACTTTGCCGGGCAGAGTGCGTGGACCCACTGTGCCGGTGTCCTCATGGTCGTCGAGATCACGCCCCGCGACCTCGGTACCGACCGCCGAGACCTCCACGAGAAGTGTGCCGGCTATGCAGAGGCCGACATCCCGGTCTGCCTCCTCGTCAACCGCGAGGCGGGCAGCATCACCGTGAACAGTGAGCCGCGGCACGGCACGTACCAGCAGCACCCCACCTACAAGTACGGCGACACCGTCACCCTCCCCGACCCCGTCAACGTCACCCTGGCCACCGAGAGGCTCAAGGACTACACCCGCTGA
- a CDS encoding type II toxin-antitoxin system RelE/ParE family toxin codes for MDALHVIEVEPEVRSWLDLIPIGHHRKVEEYADLLATLGTRTPMPFARPLRESVYELRPTLGGVATRITYWFAAGHRIVLLTVFRKTRMHEGAQIARAVAARKVCESEHGPAHTTYSRTERGDAS; via the coding sequence ATGGATGCCCTGCACGTGATCGAGGTCGAGCCCGAAGTGCGTTCCTGGCTCGACCTCATTCCCATCGGCCACCACCGAAAGGTGGAAGAGTACGCAGACCTGCTGGCCACCCTGGGCACTCGTACGCCCATGCCCTTCGCTCGCCCGCTGAGAGAGAGCGTTTATGAGCTTCGGCCCACGCTGGGTGGCGTGGCCACGCGGATCACGTACTGGTTCGCGGCGGGACATCGGATCGTGCTGCTCACGGTCTTCCGCAAGACCCGGATGCACGAAGGCGCTCAGATTGCCCGCGCAGTGGCCGCTCGTAAAGTGTGCGAGTCCGAGCACGGCCCGGCTCACACCACATACAGCCGGACGGAGAGAGGGGACGCGTCATGA
- a CDS encoding MoaD/ThiS family protein, with translation MSVNVRIPTILRTYTGGRAEVPAEGATLAEVIADLEKNHTGIAARVLDDQGKLRRFVNVYVNDDDVRFEQGLETVTPDGAGVSIIPAVAGG, from the coding sequence ATGAGCGTCAACGTCCGCATCCCCACCATCCTGCGCACCTACACGGGCGGCAGGGCCGAGGTCCCGGCGGAGGGCGCGACCCTCGCAGAGGTCATCGCCGACCTGGAGAAGAACCACACGGGCATCGCCGCCCGCGTCCTGGACGACCAGGGCAAGCTGCGCCGCTTCGTGAACGTGTACGTCAACGACGACGACGTCCGTTTCGAGCAGGGCCTGGAGACGGTGACGCCGGACGGCGCGGGCGTCTCGATCATCCCGGCCGTCGCCGGAGGCTGA
- a CDS encoding amidohydrolase family protein, with amino-acid sequence MRTDVHAHLWSEEYLRLLDSYGRDDTGTARGLGAGDGEAELGTRFAMNDAAGIEHQILSVSPQTPYFPDETHAVTAARLANDHYAEVVRAWPERFSAFAALPLPHLDASLKELTRALDELGMAGAGVTTSVLGRSLGDPLFAPVLEELDRRGSVLSLHPAGRDAGTPLIAENRMRWMVGAPMEDTICAMHLMLEGIPSRYPRLRIVHSHLGGALPMLLPRADEHIPWEAPDIPELPTVAARRMYYDTVAHGHEPALRAAAESFGPDRLMLGTDFPYQTGAGLRRAVTFIEETLMPEAAEEVLEAGAGLLPQGRDREGGQRV; translated from the coding sequence GTGCGGACCGATGTGCACGCCCATCTGTGGAGCGAGGAGTATCTGCGGCTCCTCGACTCCTACGGGCGCGACGACACCGGGACCGCGCGAGGGCTGGGCGCCGGGGACGGTGAGGCGGAGCTCGGGACGCGGTTCGCGATGAACGACGCCGCCGGGATCGAGCACCAGATCCTGTCCGTGTCGCCGCAGACCCCGTACTTCCCGGACGAGACGCACGCCGTCACTGCCGCGCGCCTCGCCAACGACCACTACGCGGAGGTCGTACGGGCCTGGCCCGAGCGCTTCTCCGCCTTCGCCGCGCTTCCGCTGCCACACCTGGACGCCTCGCTGAAGGAGTTGACGCGGGCGCTCGACGAGCTCGGGATGGCGGGGGCCGGGGTGACGACGTCGGTGCTCGGGCGCAGCCTCGGGGACCCCCTATTCGCCCCCGTTCTCGAGGAGTTGGACCGCAGGGGCTCGGTGCTGAGCCTGCACCCGGCGGGCCGCGACGCCGGGACGCCGCTGATCGCCGAGAACCGGATGCGGTGGATGGTCGGCGCGCCCATGGAGGACACCATCTGTGCGATGCACCTGATGCTCGAAGGCATCCCCAGCCGCTACCCGCGCCTGCGCATCGTCCACTCCCATCTCGGCGGCGCGCTGCCCATGCTGCTGCCACGGGCCGACGAGCACATCCCCTGGGAGGCCCCCGACATCCCCGAACTGCCGACGGTCGCGGCCCGCCGTATGTACTACGACACCGTCGCCCACGGCCACGAGCCCGCCCTGCGCGCGGCGGCCGAGTCGTTCGGCCCGGACCGGCTGATGCTCGGCACGGACTTCCCGTACCAGACGGGCGCCGGGCTGCGCCGGGCCGTCACCTTCATCGAGGAGACGCTGATGCCGGAGGCGGCGGAGGAGGTCCTGGAGGCGGGTGCGGGGCTGCTTCCGCAGGGGCGCGACCGCGAGGGCGGTCAGCGGGTGTAG
- a CDS encoding PIN domain-containing protein, translating to MSVYLLDSSALWRLLRDERLRSAWRETAMDGDIRSCYPQRAEFLKSARDLTEYEERSSMFDDLYEDASLPKGAAQWVGGLQRRAAERGAHQALSAVDLLVCATAAHHGLIVLHDDKDFVTAARFAVELQQHNVHDGPR from the coding sequence GTGAGCGTCTATCTGCTCGACTCGTCTGCCTTATGGCGCTTGCTGCGTGACGAGAGGCTCCGTTCTGCCTGGCGGGAAACAGCCATGGACGGGGACATTCGTTCCTGCTACCCGCAGCGGGCGGAGTTCCTGAAGTCGGCACGTGACCTCACGGAGTACGAGGAGCGCAGCTCGATGTTCGACGATCTCTACGAGGACGCATCCCTCCCCAAAGGAGCGGCGCAGTGGGTCGGCGGACTCCAGCGCCGGGCTGCGGAGCGCGGAGCCCATCAGGCGTTGTCGGCTGTCGATCTCCTGGTCTGTGCGACCGCTGCTCATCACGGCCTCATCGTTCTTCACGACGACAAGGATTTCGTGACCGCCGCCCGCTTCGCCGTCGAACTCCAGCAGCACAACGTGCACGATGGGCCGCGCTGA
- a CDS encoding DUF397 domain-containing protein → MQISSLDWRKSSYSGGDGGDCVEVGRWRKSTYSGGDGADCLEVSDAHPGLVPVRDSKNPGGPKLAFQAAAWSVFVTGLKQRR, encoded by the coding sequence ATGCAGATCAGCAGCCTTGATTGGCGCAAGTCCAGCTACAGCGGCGGCGACGGCGGCGACTGCGTGGAAGTCGGCCGGTGGCGCAAGTCGACCTACAGCGGTGGCGACGGTGCCGACTGCCTCGAAGTCTCCGACGCCCACCCCGGCCTCGTCCCCGTCCGCGACTCCAAGAACCCCGGCGGCCCGAAGCTCGCGTTCCAGGCCGCCGCCTGGTCCGTCTTCGTAACGGGGCTCAAGCAGCGCCGCTGA
- a CDS encoding type II toxin-antitoxin system VapB family antitoxin, whose translation MSLTHIDIDDEALETAKRLGGHRTKTAAVAKALEEYNKRLLRAAAYDRYFELAQGWDLEGAEAAHKAEKGEGPR comes from the coding sequence ATGTCCCTGACGCACATCGACATCGATGACGAGGCCTTGGAGACGGCCAAGCGGCTGGGCGGCCACCGGACCAAGACGGCTGCCGTTGCGAAGGCGCTGGAGGAGTACAACAAGCGCCTGCTGCGTGCTGCCGCGTATGACAGATACTTCGAGCTCGCGCAGGGCTGGGACCTCGAAGGAGCCGAGGCTGCACATAAGGCTGAGAAGGGTGAGGGTCCTCGGTGA
- a CDS encoding helix-turn-helix transcriptional regulator: MPGPKDLDPSTSPRALLGAELRHAREKAGLSQRELGEPLFVSASFIGQLEAGTRRMLPDIAHRIDDILGTDGFFERNCKAANRSKYPDHFAEAAEAEAIATAIREYAPLLIPGLLQTEAYARAVFRAYQPTAPEEVIDGLVENRLDRARLLDDPTKPQLWAVLDEAVLRRKVGSPAAMAEALRHVTVMARRHRIIVQVLQFAAGAHAAMTGSLKLMSFEDAPPLTYLQGPETGRLEDDPATVTRHELTYDLLAASALSPAESLALIESVAEDYAHADQQP; this comes from the coding sequence ATGCCCGGCCCGAAGGACCTAGATCCGTCCACCTCTCCCCGCGCCCTGCTCGGCGCGGAGCTCCGCCACGCCCGCGAGAAGGCGGGCCTGAGCCAGCGCGAGCTGGGCGAGCCGCTGTTCGTGAGCGCGTCGTTCATCGGCCAGCTGGAGGCGGGTACGCGCCGGATGCTGCCCGACATCGCGCACCGCATCGACGACATACTCGGCACGGACGGCTTCTTCGAGCGCAACTGCAAGGCAGCGAACAGGTCGAAGTACCCGGACCACTTCGCCGAGGCGGCGGAGGCGGAAGCGATCGCGACGGCGATCAGGGAGTACGCGCCGCTGCTGATCCCCGGCCTGTTGCAGACGGAGGCGTACGCGCGGGCGGTGTTCCGGGCGTACCAGCCGACGGCGCCGGAGGAGGTCATCGACGGGCTGGTGGAGAACCGGCTGGACCGGGCACGGCTGCTCGACGATCCAACAAAGCCTCAGTTGTGGGCGGTCCTTGACGAGGCGGTGCTGCGCAGGAAGGTGGGCAGCCCGGCGGCGATGGCGGAGGCGTTGCGCCATGTGACGGTGATGGCGCGACGGCACCGGATCATCGTGCAGGTGCTGCAGTTCGCGGCGGGCGCGCACGCAGCCATGACCGGCTCCTTGAAGCTGATGTCTTTCGAGGACGCACCACCGCTTACGTATCTCCAGGGGCCGGAGACAGGCCGCCTGGAGGACGACCCGGCCACTGTCACCCGGCACGAACTGACCTACGATTTGCTCGCGGCCAGCGCGCTCTCCCCAGCCGAATCCCTGGCCCTGATCGAATCGGTGGCGGAGGATTACGCACATGCAGATCAGCAGCCTTGA
- a CDS encoding cold-shock protein gives MAQGTVKWFNAEKGYGFIAVDGGADVFVHYSAIQMDGYRTLEEGQRVEFEISQGQKGPQADMVRLAG, from the coding sequence ATGGCTCAGGGCACCGTCAAGTGGTTCAACGCGGAGAAGGGTTACGGCTTCATCGCGGTCGACGGTGGTGCGGATGTTTTCGTCCACTACAGCGCGATCCAGATGGACGGTTACCGCACCCTGGAGGAGGGCCAGCGGGTCGAGTTCGAGATCTCGCAGGGCCAGAAGGGGCCGCAGGCGGACATGGTCCGTTTGGCCGGCTGA
- a CDS encoding putative protein N(5)-glutamine methyltransferase has product MFSFSDPSAVVTRLRTAGCVFAEDEAGLILATARTDAELAAMVGRRVDGHPLEHVLGWAEFCGLRIAVDGGVFVPRRRTEFLVRQAVGARPDAGVVVDLCCGSGAVGAALAAGLPGVELHAADVDTVAVRCARRNVSGRGRVYEGDLFAALPDGLRGRVDILAANVPYVPTEEVGLLPAEARVHEPLVALDGGADGLDVLRRVTGEAGEWLAPGGVLLFETSERQAADAVEAVGRSGLVPHVAVCDELYATVVIGLRPGAS; this is encoded by the coding sequence TTGTTCTCCTTTTCTGACCCTTCAGCCGTCGTCACCCGTCTTCGCACCGCCGGGTGCGTCTTCGCCGAGGACGAGGCCGGGCTGATCCTCGCCACCGCCCGTACGGACGCCGAACTCGCCGCCATGGTGGGCAGACGTGTCGACGGGCATCCCCTTGAACACGTGCTCGGCTGGGCCGAGTTCTGCGGGCTGCGGATCGCCGTGGACGGGGGTGTGTTCGTGCCGCGGCGTCGTACGGAGTTCCTGGTACGGCAGGCCGTCGGCGCCCGGCCGGACGCGGGTGTCGTCGTCGACCTGTGCTGCGGGTCGGGGGCGGTGGGGGCCGCGCTGGCCGCCGGGCTTCCGGGGGTGGAGCTGCACGCCGCCGACGTCGACACGGTGGCCGTGCGGTGCGCGCGGCGGAATGTGTCCGGGCGCGGGCGCGTGTACGAAGGGGACCTGTTCGCGGCGCTGCCCGACGGCCTGCGCGGGCGTGTCGACATCCTCGCCGCCAACGTGCCGTACGTACCCACCGAGGAGGTCGGCCTCCTGCCCGCCGAGGCCCGCGTGCACGAGCCGCTCGTCGCGCTCGACGGCGGCGCGGACGGGCTGGACGTCCTGCGGCGGGTGACCGGGGAGGCGGGGGAGTGGCTGGCGCCCGGTGGGGTGCTGCTCTTCGAGACGAGCGAGCGGCAGGCGGCAGACGCGGTCGAGGCCGTCGGCCGCAGCGGTCTCGTGCCACACGTCGCCGTCTGCGACGAGCTGTACGCCACCGTCGTCATCGGGCTGAGGCCAGGCGCGTCCTAA
- the groL gene encoding chaperonin GroEL (60 kDa chaperone family; promotes refolding of misfolded polypeptides especially under stressful conditions; forms two stacked rings of heptamers to form a barrel-shaped 14mer; ends can be capped by GroES; misfolded proteins enter the barrel where they are refolded when GroES binds) has protein sequence MAKIIAFDEEARRGLERGMNQLADAVKVTLGPKGRNVVLEKKWGAPTITNDGVSIAKEIELEDPYEKIGAELVKEVAKKTDDVAGDGTTTATVLAQALVREGLRNVAAGANPMALKRGIEKAVEAVSGALLDQAKEVETKEQIASTASISAADTQIGELIAEAMDKVGKEGVITVEESQTFGLELELTEGMRFDKGYISAYFATDMERMEASLEDPYILIVNSKVSSVKDLLPLLEKVMQSGKPLLIIAEDVEGEALSTLVVNKIRGTFKSVAVKAPGFGDRRKAMLGDIAILTGGTVISEEVGLKLENAGLDLLGRARKVVITKDETTIVDGAGDSDQVAGRVNQIRAEIENSDSDYDREKLQERLAKLAGGVAVIKAGAATEVELKERKHRIEDAVRNAKAAVEEGIVAGGGVALLQASQVFEKLELDGDEATGANAVKLALEAPLKQIAVNGGLEGGVVVEKVRNLQVGHGLNAATGEYVDMIAEGIIDPAKVTRSALQNAASIAALFLTTEAVIADKPEKAAAAAPGGMPGGDMDF, from the coding sequence ATGGCCAAGATCATCGCGTTCGACGAGGAGGCACGGCGCGGTCTCGAGCGCGGGATGAACCAGCTCGCCGACGCCGTCAAGGTCACCCTTGGCCCCAAGGGCCGGAACGTCGTCCTCGAGAAGAAGTGGGGCGCCCCCACGATCACCAACGATGGTGTCTCCATCGCCAAGGAGATCGAGCTCGAGGACCCGTACGAGAAGATCGGCGCCGAGCTGGTCAAGGAAGTCGCCAAGAAGACGGACGACGTCGCCGGCGACGGTACGACCACCGCGACCGTCCTCGCCCAGGCGCTCGTCCGCGAGGGCCTGCGCAACGTGGCGGCCGGCGCCAACCCCATGGCCCTGAAGCGCGGCATCGAGAAGGCCGTCGAGGCCGTCTCCGGCGCCCTGCTCGACCAGGCCAAGGAGGTCGAGACCAAGGAGCAGATCGCCTCCACCGCCTCCATCTCCGCCGCCGACACCCAGATCGGCGAGCTCATCGCCGAGGCGATGGACAAGGTCGGCAAGGAAGGCGTCATCACCGTCGAGGAGTCCCAGACCTTCGGTCTGGAGCTGGAGCTCACCGAGGGTATGCGCTTCGACAAGGGCTACATCTCGGCGTACTTCGCCACCGACATGGAGCGTATGGAGGCCTCGCTGGAGGACCCGTACATCCTGATCGTCAACTCCAAGGTCTCCTCGGTGAAGGACCTGCTCCCGCTCCTCGAGAAGGTCATGCAGTCGGGCAAGCCGCTGCTGATCATCGCCGAGGACGTCGAGGGCGAGGCCCTGTCGACCCTGGTCGTCAACAAGATCCGTGGCACCTTCAAGTCCGTCGCCGTCAAGGCCCCGGGCTTCGGCGACCGCCGCAAGGCCATGCTCGGCGACATCGCCATCCTCACCGGTGGCACGGTCATCTCCGAGGAGGTCGGCCTCAAGCTCGAGAACGCGGGCCTGGACCTGCTGGGCCGCGCCCGCAAGGTCGTCATCACCAAGGACGAGACCACGATCGTCGACGGTGCCGGTGACAGCGACCAGGTTGCCGGTCGCGTCAACCAGATCCGCGCCGAGATCGAGAACTCCGACTCGGACTACGACCGCGAGAAGCTCCAGGAGCGCCTCGCGAAGCTGGCCGGCGGCGTGGCCGTCATCAAGGCCGGCGCCGCGACCGAGGTCGAGCTCAAGGAGCGCAAGCACCGCATCGAGGACGCCGTCCGCAACGCGAAGGCGGCCGTCGAGGAGGGCATCGTCGCCGGTGGTGGCGTGGCCCTGCTCCAGGCCTCCCAGGTCTTCGAGAAGCTCGAGCTCGACGGCGACGAGGCGACCGGCGCCAACGCCGTGAAGCTCGCGCTGGAGGCCCCGCTCAAGCAGATCGCCGTCAACGGTGGTCTCGAGGGTGGCGTCGTCGTGGAGAAGGTCCGCAACCTCCAGGTCGGCCACGGCCTGAACGCTGCGACCGGCGAGTACGTCGACATGATCGCCGAGGGCATCATCGACCCGGCGAAGGTCACGCGCTCCGCGCTGCAGAACGCGGCCTCCATCGCCGCGCTCTTCCTCACCACCGAGGCCGTCATCGCCGACAAGCCGGAGAAGGCCGCCGCGGCCGCTCCGGGCGGCATGCCGGGCGGTGACATGGACTTCTGA
- a CDS encoding helix-turn-helix domain-containing protein, with protein sequence MNHSRWRLAREKKLDQGHIESPEAVARRSEIRLAMAFAKAVYDRRQELGLSQAEVAERAGLTQAKISRVEGADAVPTLPLLRRLAHALNASLNIALDEDHEEVKFVAHPAA encoded by the coding sequence ATGAACCATTCCCGCTGGAGACTGGCCCGCGAGAAGAAGCTCGACCAGGGGCACATCGAGTCCCCGGAGGCCGTGGCCCGGCGGTCGGAGATCCGGCTGGCGATGGCCTTTGCCAAGGCCGTCTATGACCGCCGACAGGAGCTCGGGCTCTCCCAGGCCGAGGTCGCCGAGCGCGCGGGGCTCACTCAGGCCAAGATCTCCCGTGTCGAAGGGGCCGACGCCGTGCCGACGCTCCCCCTGCTCCGTCGGCTGGCGCACGCACTCAACGCCTCGCTCAACATCGCTCTGGACGAGGACCACGAAGAGGTCAAGTTCGTCGCACACCCGGCGGCCTGA
- the thrC gene encoding threonine synthase encodes MRRKGLASMAVETVASTTGTVDLGPASGLSCRECGEVFALGPIFACELCFGPLEVKYDLPSGDPEALRKQIENGPASIWRYAPLLPVPADVAAKPNLNPGWTKLVQADNLARELGVEPGRLFVKDDSGNPTHSFKDRVVAQALEAARAFGFTTLSCSSTGNLAGAVGAAAARAGFRSCVFIPHDLEQGKIVMAAVYGGELVGIEGTYDDVNRFCSELIGDPAGEGWGFVNVNLRPYYGEGSKTLAYEICEQLGWQLPDQIVIPIASGSQLTKIDKGLQELIALGLVEDKPYKIFGAQAEGCSPVSAAFKAGHDVVRPQKPDTIAKSLAIGNPADGPYVLDICRRTGGAVEDVTDEQIVDAIKLLARTEGVFTETAGGTTLGVAKKLIEAGAIDPSLTTVVVNTGDGLKTLDAVAPTTGMTAVISPNLDSFREAGLA; translated from the coding sequence ATGAGGAGAAAGGGCCTCGCCTCCATGGCTGTAGAAACCGTTGCATCCACCACCGGCACCGTCGATCTCGGGCCTGCCTCCGGACTTTCCTGCCGTGAATGCGGCGAGGTCTTCGCGCTCGGGCCGATCTTCGCCTGCGAGCTGTGTTTCGGGCCGCTCGAAGTCAAGTACGACCTGCCGAGCGGCGACCCGGAAGCCCTGCGCAAGCAGATCGAGAACGGCCCCGCCAGCATCTGGCGCTACGCGCCGCTGCTGCCCGTCCCCGCCGACGTGGCCGCCAAGCCGAATCTGAACCCGGGCTGGACCAAGCTCGTCCAGGCCGACAACCTCGCCCGCGAGCTGGGCGTCGAGCCCGGCAGGCTCTTCGTCAAGGACGACTCCGGAAACCCGACCCACTCCTTCAAGGACCGCGTCGTCGCCCAGGCCCTGGAGGCCGCCCGCGCCTTCGGCTTCACCACCCTGTCCTGCTCGTCCACGGGCAACCTGGCGGGCGCCGTCGGCGCCGCCGCGGCCCGCGCCGGCTTCCGCTCCTGCGTCTTCATCCCGCACGACCTGGAGCAGGGCAAGATCGTCATGGCCGCCGTCTACGGCGGCGAGCTCGTCGGCATCGAGGGCACCTACGACGACGTCAACCGCTTCTGCTCCGAGCTCATCGGCGATCCGGCGGGCGAGGGCTGGGGCTTCGTCAACGTCAACCTGCGCCCGTACTACGGCGAGGGCTCCAAGACGCTCGCGTACGAGATCTGCGAGCAGCTCGGCTGGCAACTGCCCGACCAGATCGTCATCCCCATCGCCTCCGGCTCCCAGCTCACCAAGATCGACAAGGGGCTCCAGGAGCTGATCGCGCTCGGCCTCGTCGAGGACAAGCCGTACAAGATCTTCGGCGCCCAGGCGGAGGGCTGCTCCCCGGTGTCCGCCGCCTTCAAGGCCGGCCACGACGTCGTGCGCCCGCAGAAGCCCGACACGATCGCCAAGTCGCTCGCCATCGGCAACCCGGCCGACGGCCCCTACGTCCTGGACATCTGCCGCCGCACGGGCGGCGCCGTCGAGGACGTGACCGACGAGCAGATCGTGGACGCGATCAAGCTGCTGGCCCGCACCGAGGGCGTCTTCACGGAGACGGCGGGCGGGACGACCCTCGGCGTCGCGAAGAAGCTGATCGAGGCCGGCGCCATCGACCCCTCCCTCACGACGGTCGTCGTCAACACCGGCGACGGCCTGAAGACCCTTGACGCGGTGGCCCCCACCACGGGCATGACCGCCGTCATCAGCCCCAACCTGGACTCTTTCCGAGAGGCTGGCCTCGCATGA